In Doryrhamphus excisus isolate RoL2022-K1 chromosome 7, RoL_Dexc_1.0, whole genome shotgun sequence, one genomic interval encodes:
- the LOC131132476 gene encoding uncharacterized protein LOC131132476: MITSGGRKEGDPTLGNNTGPSRSFTWIIWTPRHPHHPPHPHHPHHPPQPHRPHHPPHPHHPHHPPHPHHPHQPHPHHHLIHIIHIIHIIHIIHIIHLNHIVYMVYIVHLVHLIHIINLIHIIHLILLIHIILINLIHIILINLIHITTSSTSSTSSTSSTSSTSSSSTSSTSSTSSTSSTSSTSPPHPHHPPHPHHPHQHHPHHPHQPHPHHHLIHIIHLILLIHIILINLIHITTSSTSSTSSTSSTSSTSSTSSTSSTSPTSYTSSTSSTSSTSSISSTSSTSSTSSSLATSSTSSTSSTSSSLATSSTSSTSSTSSTSFSSTSSTSPPHPHHPPHPHHPHQPHPHHPHQPHPHHHLIHIIHLILLIHIILINLIHITTSSTSSTSSTSSTSSTSSTSSTSSTSSTSSTSSSLATSSTSSTSSIHLIHFIHINHIIHLNHIIHIIHLIHLVHIIHIIHLIHLICPPSFLILDATFHVCLFHPCNEAGASPGSMLLKTRSAKERSE, from the coding sequence atgATAACctcaggaggaaggaaggagggcgATCCCACGCTTGGGAATAACACCGGACCTTCCCGTTCATTCACTTGGATCATTTGGACACCACGTCATCCACATCATCCACCTCATCCACATCATCCACATCATCCACCTCAACCACATCGTCCACATCATCcacctcatcctcatcatccaCATCATCCACCTCATCCACATCATCCTCATCAACCTCATCCACATCACCACCTCATCCACATCATCCACATCATCCACATCATCCACATCATCCACATCATCCACCTCAACCACATCGTCTACATGGTCTACATCGTCCACCTCGTCCACCTCATCCACATCATCAACCTCATCCACATCATCcacctcatcctcctcatccacaTCATCCTCATCAACCTCATCCACATCATCCTCATCAACCTCATCCACATCACCACCTCATCCACATCATCCACCTCATCCACATCATCCACCTCATCCACATCATCCTCATCAACCTCATCCACATCATCCACCTCATCCACATCATCCACCTCATCCACATCACCACCTCATCCACATCATCCACCTCATCCACATCATCCTCATCAACATCATCCACATCATCCTCATCAACCTCATCCACATCACCACCTCATCCACATCATCcacctcatcctcctcatccacaTCATCCTCATCAACCTCATCCACATCACCACCTCATCCACATCATCCACCTCGTCCACATCATCCACATCATCCACATCATCCACCTCGTCCACATCATCCACATCACCCACCTCATACACATCGTCCACATCATCCACCTCATCCACATCATCCATCTCATCCACTTCATCCACCTCATCCACATCATCCTCTTTAGCCACCTCATCTACATCATCCACATCATCCACATCATCCTCTTTAGCCACCTCATCTACATCATCCACATCATCCACCTCATCCACATCATTCTCATCAACCTCATCCACATCACCACCTCATCCACATCATCCACCTCATCCACATCATCCTCATCAACCTCATCCACATCATCCTCATCAACCTCATCCACATCACCACCTCATCCACATCATCcacctcatcctcctcatccacaTCATCCTCATCAACCTCATCCACATCACCACCTCATCCACATCGTCCACATCATCCACCTCGTCCACATCATCCACCTCGTCCACATCATCCACCTCGTCCACTTCATCCACCTCATCCACATCATCCTCTTTAGCCACCTCATCTACATCATccacatcatccatccacctcatCCACTTCATCCACATCAACCACATCATCCACCTCAACCACATCATCCACATCATCCACCTCATCCACCTCGTCCACATCATCCACATCATCCACCTCATCCACCTCATCTGTCCACCATCTTTCTTGATACTTGATGCTAcatttcatgtttgtttgtttcatccGTGTAATGAGGCCGGAGCTTCTCCAGGCTCAATGCTTCTTAAAACCAGGAGTGCAAAAGAACGCTCCGAGTGA